TGGACAAATTGTCCTTTTTGTCAGGGAAATTGTTAAGACTTTTGGATAGTGAATACAGTAATGTAACCGTgttaaaaataatcaagaaGGAAATATATCAGAAACTTAGTCAGTGTTAGAAGATTGCAGTCAAACTCAGTTTTTGACAATTGACAATTGTAATAAAAGGAAAGTAGTGAACTATGAATTCTTAGTTTAGTTTCTTACAGCTAAATGAAATCTTAGAATCTTGGTACAACAACAACGTCTAAGAGTTTTCCTACTAGATGGAGTCAGTTACATTTATCAAGCAATGCCATAGTTTTATTATGAATCATGTTCATAGACAAACCCTTTACCTCCAAATCCTTCTTAATAGTTTCAAGGTTTTGCCTATGATCAATCACTTTCTACATCTAGGCTACTCTCCTAACTGGGGTTTCTACCAGTCTTCTCTCTCTACTCACATGTAAAACACTCAAAGGTGAGATTCTACGGTGTTAAAGCCTTAGTAGTTTCTAatacataacaaataaaatgcttTTAACATGGCATCAGGGATCATACAAACATTGTATCCATCATCAACAAACCACTGGCAGAAGCCAAAAAGTTCTTTCTAACCAAAATAAATGTGACAGCCACAGGTGTACATATTCCATCATTCTTACAATTTATGGTCACAATAATGAAGCCatgatacttttaaaaaaatatatgttttatgtAAATCATCATCTAGAACCACAACTTAATCAAGAAAttccatttttatattatttcgtCTAAGTTGTGGCTTCTAACACTTCAACCTCTGCCcagagtttttcttttaaaaatactatGCAAGTTGTGAACAACACTGCACGATTAGCTTATCAACCTATTTTATGcagaattagtttttttatcctGTGTTGGGAAGAAGACCACAAGTTGCACTAAAGGCAATATGACATCCCATTTATAGATGAGAAATAAACCAGCCATCAAAACAGTGACAAAGATGATGGCATGACATAAATGAAATTCCTAAAAATATAGGCGGGGAGATGTAAGGTGAGTAGGATGgttaagggagaagggaagagaggaaaggATGCGGGTTCGATCTCTctgctaaaaaaattaaaatttgccgtaaaaatgaaaaaagaaagaaaaaaaagcagaaCATGAGCTAAACTAAAACACTCATTACAAGAACATCATTCAATAAAGGAAGGTGATGTCATGGGAAAATTAACCTTTGAGAACAGAGGAATGTAATCCTGCTGAGCATGATGATCAATTAAAAATTGCACGTCTATATGAgattaaattgaaaagaaaatgatagaaaGAAAGGGGAAAGAGAGTCACAGACCTCTTTTGATCGTCGTGACGGCGACAAACGAAGAAGGAAGTGTGGAAACGGCAAGAGGTTCAAGTGTTAGAAGCCGGCTCATAGTTTTGCTTGCATCTTTTACACACCTTTGAATTCGATTTCGATATCCAATGCTTCTCCTTCTCCATCTTCCTTCTCCTTACCCCCACAAAACTCTCTTCCTCTCGCTCACTTTACAATTTAACTGAAATTTATTCATTcaagacttttattttaaaataattaggcTATGAACACtatgtttatgtttatgtttaatatgtaggataattttttttgtttaaaaaacacttaaattcttttataaatatatttataatctaattgtttttaaaacttaatgatTATCTAACATAATTTTACTTTATCTATTTATGTACTAATACTTAGATGAACTttttaaccttgtaaaaatatacattgttatttaataaaaaaaatatacgtcattattatttattgttgttttggAATCCACTCTAAGCTTCGGAGTTTGTCCAAATCTTATGGTGGGTGGAACATGCAACGGGGCTTATTTAAGAGATCGGAAAATGAGAATTTGGGGTGCAAAAATAGAATGTGAGTATatggggagaaaaaaaaattagctatcacaaaataaataaataaaatactttaaaatgtgataaatttatatagtgtgatttttccataaatttcattaaaaaaattgtgcaatggtTTGTTTTAGGATGAAGTTAATAATCAAATTTACCGTGTCATGCAAACATAAATTCTGATAtgcttcaaaaaaataaacttggCGGCTCTGTACTACTGCTACAGAATCATTTGCAACGCACGCACTTTGGTTCTCAGCAGGGCAATGAATATGGCATGTGTTTGTAAATGCCAACTGAGTGCTGCAATTATAACCGCACCTTTATTTGTGAGTCGTGCGTAAAAAGGTCAAGCTTATACATTACGACACAAGATATTCAAATCCTTTCATAATTTACAGTATCCTCCTCCTACACTAGATTTGGGTCGTGAGCATTGAGCAAAGAGAATGAATATTCACGCAGTAGAACCATTTTAACTGATCTCTCACATGTAAGTTACGTCATCATCATATTCTGCTGTTGCGTCTTGCCTTCCTGAAATGATGTTCAACAAGCTCTTTGTGGCTCGGCCAACTGCTCTAGAAGTCTTTCTAGCAGCTCCAGCAACAGCAGGTTGCAAAGAAATTACGGGTAAACTTGCCCTCTCTTGAATCATAGCTGTATTAAACCAAACCAAACTATAATCAGACTAGCATAGAAGAAAGATAAGATTGCTCTGATATCAACCCATGTATCAACAAATGCTCCAATACAGGATCTCTTTTGCTTGCTTAAAAGAAAATTGACTACTTAATAATTCAATGTTTTAGCTGTTAAAtggaatgaattcaaagctctGTCTGTATATGAATGCAAGTGTGCAAAGAGATTGATGATTGATTAGTGTGCGGGTATGTATTATTCAAGTAACACTTGAGTGAGTTCCTTTACACAAATCATccttattgaaaaattaaactcaacgTTTCTACACATGAAACAACGAATTTAAAAATCCCAGATTCTTTGCCTTCcctcttttatttcttctctgTACATGACTGTGCTGCCAAATATTGTAGTTAAGATTAAttggggaaaaaaaataaaggaatctAGGCAGACACAGCATACATACATACGGTTTGTTGTTGTGCCACTGAACCAATCTGTCGGATTCCAGCTTCTGCAGCTTGCAAAGCTTGAGCTGACTTGTTGACTCCATCTGCTATTTCCTGGCTAATTGCCAAAAAACAAATGATTAGATCAAGATACGCAACACAGTTAAAGCTGACTTTGAAAACCAATTCCTCATAAGAGGGAAACTagcatttttttacaaactcttCTTAACACTCTTATTATTAGGTGAAATTTTTGTGGGACCTGCTTAATAAGAGGGAATGCTGTGTGGGTTTCACAAACCCCGCCCAATAATGAAGAGTGTGTGAAAGAAAGTGTTGCTAGCGTTTCCTTTCCTGATAAAAGAGTATCTACTTTTTTATCATTAGTGGTTGCCAAAtgtccaaaattttaaaaaatcatactttCCTGATAAAATTTATAGAGTTCTATCAGATTGAAAGGTATATGTCAGTACTTTTCACTTGCATAATAAACAAAACAGTGGGTGAACAGCCAAACACATCTTCCAATGATGGAATAGAAGGGTTCAAAAGGAACTCTCCCAGGACCAGCTAAACTTCAGAAGGGAAACCAATCATAAGAATTACGAGTCTTGCATGAAGCAATCAGGGCGAGAGGAGAAAAGTCTTCCTGAAGGGTCCAATTCCTGTTGATGTAAGTTCATAATATCCATGTCTTGCTGTTCCAAAGGAACTGTATATGAAACAATCTTATAAATTGTTCAAATCACTGGCATGGAAACCTCTTGTTCCATAAATTGTTACAATTTACAAATCTTTTGTGGCTAGAAATATGGAGTGCTTAGGGTCAACAGATTGGCTTAAGTAAATTACAGTCAATCTATACTCTTAAGAATGAGTTTTCAACACCCAGCAACTAAAAGCAAGAAGAACACTAGAATGAGAGAAACCCTTTTAATGAATATATTTGTCTCTTGCATTTCTGCTTTAATGATACTAGTAAGAATGCATTAAATGCAGGTTTTGGTACACTATAGGACAGCAGTACAAATAAGTAGCACAAAACAGAACTAATATGTACAGttaataatcttaaaaataacCAACATCTGGAAAGACATAATATATGGAaagaaacacaacaacaatgaATTCAAAGAAGGTAATCATTGTTACCTTAGATCACTTAGTTCTAGTGTTAGATCACTTATCTCCATCCCCGAAAGCCTAATAGCAGCCATGGTACTAGGGAGCTCCTCACGAGCTGTATCTGCCAGCTTTGAAAGGGATAATGCAGCATTTCTCATTGCCTAAGGAAGACATAGTATTTAGAGATTGTTTAGGTTTAACAATTATCCAAATAACACAAACAAGGGGATGACATATGGTATGCCTAGACATGAAAACATACAGTGATAAAaacataacaacaacaacaacaacaaaaccttatcccactaggtgaggtCGGCTAATCCATGAAAAGTATAACATCAAGTTTTACGTTGGCTGCCGAGGGCCTAACATAACCCTCCTCCTTAACCCAGGGGCTTGGGAATTACAATGTTGTTGCAGAAAGAAGTGTTCTAGGCATAGTGAATAAGCCAAGTCAAATTCCCACTGAATCAAATCAAACAGAAGGAGGAAGAGCTTACACCAAAACATTAAAACCAAAGATCAATCCACATTATATGTAGGACATCTTTTTAACATAAGTCACATAAAGGGGTATCTAAATTGGAATACGATTGAGCCTAGCAATAGCATTCTTTCCAGTCGAAGAGGTCTTATGTGCAGATTCCAAATCCTTTTTAGGTGTTTAACTTACTAAACAGCTAACGATTCCTCCTTGGTAAACCTATTTGATACAAGTATGAATACTTGACACTTTGTTCAGCCAGAACTCTTCTTAATTAGAAATTTAAACAATGAAATCTCAATGTATGAATATACTTTACAGAACCAAAAGGAAGCAAATGCAACCTGCTAGAATGTGATAGACAACTTACAAATAGGGTGGGAACAGCAGCAAAAACAAGGCTAGTGAATGCCACTGACGTCTGTAGAAACGTGAATCAAAACATCTCGTGAGCaacaattttaattcaaatcgaAAGTAGAAATtcgagggggggggggggggggggggaggtaaCGATTAACTAAGAAGATTTGGAACAACGTTAGTTTTAGTTGAAGTAACACTGTTTCTTTATAAGAATTCTGATTTAGAAAGACGAAAACCTAAAAAATTAGCCCCAAAGGGATCATACCGTGGAGGCGATGAAAGCGAGGAGAAAGAAAGCTTGGTCGCTGAAGCTAAGCTTGGGGACAGGAGATACAAAGGGAGGGATTTTGGGGGTTGTGACTTGAGAATGAAAGGTTCCGTTTAGAAGAATGGTTTGGTCTGATTCATTGGGTGAAGGGGCAGAGGAACAATATGCAACCAATGGAAATGCAGACGACTTGGAATTGGAGgagatgaaaagaaaatggGGTTGTCTGAGTGTCAAGGTGGAAGAGTGTTGGTataatggagaagaagaagcacgcGTGCTTGCTAGGAGAGAATTCATGCTCATACTCAATCACACCACCCACCCTTCAGTTCACTTCTCTTCTCGGCCACGCATGACATAACTATTAAGTATTTATCGGCTTTACTCCCAGCAAAATCTAATAGCTCATTTTTTTGGAATTCTATTATATCACTCCAACCAATaacttcataataaaaaattgattaa
The nucleotide sequence above comes from Glycine soja cultivar W05 chromosome 11, ASM419377v2, whole genome shotgun sequence. Encoded proteins:
- the LOC114373095 gene encoding uncharacterized protein LOC114373095; translation: MSMNSLLASTRASSSPLYQHSSTLTLRQPHFLFISSNSKSSAFPLVAYCSSAPSPNESDQTILLNGTFHSQVTTPKIPPFVSPVPKLSFSDQAFFLLAFIASTTSVAFTSLVFAAVPTLFAMRNAALSLSKLADTAREELPSTMAAIRLSGMEISDLTLELSDLSQEIADGVNKSAQALQAAEAGIRQIGSVAQQQTVSMIQERASLPVISLQPAVAGAARKTSRAVGRATKSLLNIISGRQDATAEYDDDVTYM